A part of Hippea maritima DSM 10411 genomic DNA contains:
- a CDS encoding NUDIX hydrolase, producing MLIEKLKKALPKEYPKKETNAKESAVLIPFLNLNGEWVLIFEKKPSYDRLHPSQISFPGGSREESDKSFLDTAIRETCEELGINKDDIQIIGAVEPTKTLTTNFMIYPFVGVVNRRPPFKINKKEVEKLLFIPLVYLIDNSPIKYKEYKYRDRKRKTPLLEYNNEIIWGATARILNNFIPIIKKLL from the coding sequence ATGTTAATAGAAAAATTAAAAAAGGCTCTGCCAAAGGAATATCCCAAAAAGGAAACCAATGCTAAGGAATCAGCAGTACTTATACCTTTTCTTAATCTTAATGGTGAGTGGGTTTTAATTTTTGAGAAAAAACCATCATACGATAGGCTGCACCCCTCACAGATCTCATTTCCTGGAGGCTCAAGGGAAGAATCAGACAAAAGTTTTCTTGATACAGCCATAAGGGAAACATGTGAAGAGTTAGGCATAAATAAAGATGATATTCAAATAATTGGTGCTGTTGAACCAACAAAAACACTAACCACAAATTTTATGATTTATCCATTTGTCGGCGTTGTAAATAGACGGCCACCATTTAAGATAAACAAAAAAGAGGTTGAAAAGTTATTATTTATTCCACTTGTATATCTAATCGACAATTCACCTATAAAATACAAAGAATACAAATACCGGGACAGAAAAAGAAAAACACCTCTACTTGAATACAACAACGAAATAATATGGGGAGCAACAGCCCGCATCTTAAATAATTTTATACCCATTATAAAAAAGCTTTTATGA
- a CDS encoding sodium:solute symporter family protein — translation MQILFIVTLILFSGFLLVSHKNVKSEKEFTVAGRGLSASGVSFVIIGTLVGGASTIGTVQLAYTFGLAAWIFTLFSGIACLVLGLFFSKLLREEEVITVSELIGNRFGNKVQKYSSFLGSFGVYIHIVAQFLAAMSIIQTVFSFGRFTSMFAVFVLILIFVVSGGIVSSSYVGRIKVYLLYSLMLLGAFIALLKQHGLVSLIELIPNKNMLSLFSYGKSKAIGDMFSMVIGVLSTQTYLQAIFSAKDVKTAKKGAFLSAALIPPIGIFGIIIGIYMRIHYPELAHNTTLVFPYFIKTYFHPIIAAIFMAGLTIIIVGTASGLTLGVTTNMYIDILKDGLLKRFKVKEVLKLKLIAFIVLASSMAIVLLGLDSRILDWSYLSMGIRGSAVFVPLFMILLIKDKNLLSKLSFIVWLSPVAYLIIALITRH, via the coding sequence ATGCAGATTTTATTTATTGTTACATTAATTCTATTTTCAGGGTTTCTTTTGGTTTCTCATAAAAATGTAAAGAGTGAAAAAGAATTTACAGTTGCAGGCAGGGGTCTTTCTGCCTCGGGTGTGTCATTTGTGATAATCGGAACGCTGGTTGGCGGGGCATCGACTATAGGAACTGTGCAACTTGCCTACACCTTTGGACTTGCTGCCTGGATATTTACACTTTTCAGCGGCATAGCATGTCTTGTTTTAGGCCTTTTCTTTTCTAAACTTTTAAGAGAGGAAGAAGTTATAACCGTATCTGAGCTTATAGGCAACAGATTTGGGAATAAGGTGCAAAAATATTCCAGTTTTCTGGGTTCTTTTGGTGTGTATATACATATTGTTGCCCAGTTTCTTGCAGCTATGTCTATTATTCAGACGGTGTTTAGTTTTGGCAGATTCACCTCCATGTTTGCCGTTTTCGTTTTGATTTTAATATTTGTAGTAAGTGGTGGCATAGTCAGTTCATCGTATGTAGGAAGAATAAAGGTGTATCTACTTTATAGTTTAATGTTATTGGGCGCTTTTATAGCTTTACTAAAGCAGCATGGCCTTGTTAGTTTAATTGAATTAATACCAAACAAAAATATGCTTAGCTTGTTTTCTTATGGCAAATCCAAAGCTATAGGAGATATGTTTTCCATGGTAATAGGGGTTTTGTCCACCCAGACCTACCTACAGGCTATTTTTTCAGCTAAGGATGTAAAAACTGCGAAAAAGGGGGCTTTTTTGAGTGCAGCCCTGATACCACCCATAGGTATTTTTGGTATAATTATAGGAATTTACATGCGCATACATTATCCTGAGCTTGCCCATAACACAACCCTGGTTTTTCCTTATTTTATAAAGACATATTTTCACCCTATCATAGCTGCTATTTTTATGGCTGGTCTTACGATAATAATAGTTGGAACGGCATCTGGTTTGACTTTGGGGGTTACAACAAATATGTACATCGATATTTTAAAAGATGGTCTTTTAAAAAGATTTAAGGTTAAAGAAGTACTTAAATTAAAGTTGATAGCATTTATTGTGCTTGCTTCCTCTATGGCTATTGTACTTTTGGGATTGGATTCGAGGATTTTGGACTGGAGTTATTTGTCTATGGGTATTAGGGGTTCTGCTGTTTTTGTACCGCTTTTTATGATACTTTTGATTAAGGATAAAAATCTTTTAAGTAAACTTTCATTTATCGTTTGGCTCTCACCTGTTGCTTATCTGATTATTGCATTAATAACGAGGCATTGA
- the rlmN gene encoding 23S rRNA (adenine(2503)-C(2))-methyltransferase RlmN — protein sequence MIDIMSLEYDELKSILIGLGYEKYRAEQIFSFLYKQRIEGFDDITVLKKEVRRQLKEQFFIYKIEEKTSYAADDGTKKYLFKLNDGMLIESVLIPMEANRFTICVSTQAGCRMGCKFCATGRMGFKRNLSTSEIVSQVVYILKVNNLKTANVVYMGMGEPLDNYENTVKSIKILSDDRGLSISKRRITLSTAGITPGVNKLKKDLPNINMALSLHSIISKKRSMIMPINDTYPIDEVLNELKDFPMPRRKRITFEYVMIKGINDTKDDLKALLKVMSNFKCKLNIIPLNKHDLLGTKFEPTPMDRIEEFADYLRNKGMFVTIRKSKGSSINAACGMLATKAS from the coding sequence ATGATTGATATAATGTCTTTGGAATACGACGAACTTAAAAGTATATTGATAGGGCTTGGGTACGAAAAATATAGGGCTGAGCAAATATTTTCATTTTTATACAAGCAAAGAATTGAGGGGTTTGATGATATAACTGTTCTAAAAAAGGAAGTTAGACGGCAACTTAAAGAACAATTTTTTATATACAAGATAGAAGAAAAGACCTCCTATGCGGCAGATGATGGCACAAAGAAGTATCTATTCAAACTCAATGATGGTATGCTAATAGAAAGTGTGCTTATACCTATGGAGGCGAATAGGTTTACAATCTGTGTGTCAACTCAAGCAGGGTGTAGAATGGGTTGTAAGTTTTGTGCTACAGGTAGAATGGGGTTTAAGAGAAATTTATCAACTTCTGAGATTGTTTCTCAGGTTGTTTATATACTAAAGGTTAATAATCTAAAAACAGCTAATGTAGTTTATATGGGGATGGGAGAGCCGCTGGATAACTATGAAAATACCGTTAAATCCATAAAGATTCTATCAGACGATAGAGGTTTATCTATATCCAAGCGCAGGATTACACTCTCAACAGCTGGTATTACGCCGGGTGTAAATAAACTTAAGAAAGATTTACCCAACATAAATATGGCTTTGTCATTGCATAGTATTATATCGAAAAAAAGAAGTATGATTATGCCGATAAATGACACATATCCTATAGATGAAGTATTAAATGAGCTTAAGGATTTTCCAATGCCAAGAAGGAAAAGAATAACGTTTGAGTATGTTATGATAAAAGGCATAAACGATACAAAAGATGATTTAAAGGCTCTATTGAAAGTTATGTCTAACTTTAAATGCAAACTCAATATAATTCCTTTAAATAAGCACGATTTACTTGGAACTAAATTTGAGCCTACACCTATGGATAGGATAGAGGAATTTGCAGATTATTTGAGAAATAAAGGTATGTTTGTTACGATTAGAAAATCAAAGGGTTCAAGTATAAATGCAGCTTGCGGCATGCTTGCTACTAAAGCCTCATAG
- a CDS encoding pyrimidine 5'-nucleotidase, whose product MKVFLIDVDNTLYPPESGVFDLVDKRINRYMIEFLGMDEKEVPRKRIEYWHTYGTTMAGLMRHYNINPHHFLEYTHDIDLKGLIKPNPNLRQKLKQMEAVKIAFTNAPLKHAEKVLSLLGVEDLFIDIFDIISADFIGKPHKYPYVKIINQTKAEEYIMADDFERNIETAKSLGIFSIHVGKQASKGHINVESFEKIPLEIINYP is encoded by the coding sequence ATGAAAGTGTTTTTGATTGATGTGGATAACACGCTTTACCCACCTGAAAGCGGGGTTTTTGACCTGGTTGATAAGAGGATCAACCGCTATATGATTGAATTTTTGGGCATGGATGAGAAAGAGGTTCCAAGAAAAAGAATAGAGTATTGGCATACCTATGGAACAACCATGGCTGGTCTAATGAGACACTACAATATAAACCCCCACCATTTTTTGGAATATACCCATGATATAGACTTAAAGGGCCTTATAAAACCCAACCCAAATCTAAGGCAAAAATTAAAACAGATGGAGGCCGTTAAGATAGCTTTTACAAATGCCCCTTTGAAACATGCAGAAAAAGTGCTCTCCTTGCTTGGAGTTGAGGATTTGTTTATAGATATATTTGACATCATTAGTGCAGATTTTATAGGCAAACCGCATAAATATCCATATGTTAAGATAATTAATCAAACAAAAGCAGAAGAATACATTATGGCAGATGATTTTGAAAGAAATATAGAAACAGCAAAGTCGTTAGGCATTTTTAGCATACACGTAGGAAAACAGGCCTCAAAGGGTCATATAAATGTGGAATCTTTTGAGAAAATACCTTTGGAGATTATCAATTACCCATAA
- a CDS encoding cation:proton antiporter produces MIDSLTLIVILSFLIPILTTRITKELVPSVAFEIFVGFIIGKSGLNLIHTGSETMEFLSNFGLAFLMFLGGLETQINTKKHAGGLISSPYSLAGMIFILTAIMSWLFSSFLTKTFNCSKSILYMTLIFSTTSVAIVFPTLKSRNDLKNTYKQTLLYAAFFADFLTLIAITIFSAYEDKNRITAEILIFFLFIAVVFLFVKFIKKVPKNENLAKSIQMVQYKPHIQIGIRGSFAILFLFMFLSEKLGIEIILGSFIAGIIISTINQNRVKVLRAKLDAIGYGFFIPLFFIYQGAKSTIPLKSETGLHFIIITIVGAIAIKTIASLPLILRFSLKETLAGGVLLSGRLSLIIAASIIGTKLKIISKEINSAIIILAAISCILSPFIFNLILRPKKQTLFKD; encoded by the coding sequence ATGATTGATTCTTTAACACTTATTGTGATTTTGAGCTTTCTAATACCCATACTAACTACAAGGATAACAAAAGAACTTGTACCATCTGTCGCCTTTGAGATATTTGTAGGTTTTATAATAGGTAAAAGCGGTTTAAATCTCATACATACAGGCTCTGAGACCATGGAATTTTTATCCAACTTTGGCCTTGCCTTTTTGATGTTTTTAGGAGGACTGGAAACGCAAATAAATACTAAGAAACACGCTGGAGGCCTTATAAGTTCGCCGTATTCCTTGGCTGGAATGATTTTTATCTTAACAGCAATAATGTCGTGGTTGTTTTCATCATTCCTTACAAAAACATTCAACTGTTCAAAAAGTATACTTTACATGACTCTGATATTTTCAACAACCTCCGTAGCTATAGTCTTTCCCACATTAAAATCGCGAAATGATTTAAAGAATACCTACAAACAGACACTTTTATATGCCGCGTTTTTTGCTGATTTTTTAACGCTTATAGCCATAACAATTTTTTCTGCTTATGAGGATAAAAACAGAATAACTGCAGAAATTTTAATATTTTTCTTATTTATAGCCGTAGTTTTTCTTTTTGTAAAATTCATAAAAAAAGTTCCAAAAAATGAAAACTTAGCAAAATCAATACAAATGGTCCAATACAAACCGCACATACAGATAGGTATAAGGGGGTCGTTTGCTATTCTATTCCTGTTTATGTTTTTGTCTGAAAAATTGGGCATAGAAATTATTCTTGGCAGCTTTATTGCTGGCATAATCATATCGACCATAAATCAAAATAGGGTAAAAGTCCTAAGGGCAAAGCTTGATGCTATAGGATATGGATTCTTTATACCTCTGTTTTTTATATACCAAGGAGCAAAATCAACCATACCTTTAAAATCAGAGACTGGCTTGCACTTCATAATTATAACAATTGTAGGGGCGATAGCTATAAAAACCATAGCAAGCCTACCTCTCATATTAAGATTCTCATTAAAAGAAACTCTAGCAGGGGGAGTTTTGTTAAGCGGAAGATTGAGTTTGATAATTGCAGCAAGCATTATAGGAACTAAATTAAAAATAATCAGCAAGGAGATAAATTCGGCAATAATCATACTTGCAGCTATAAGCTGTATATTGTCACCTTTTATATTTAATCTGATATTAAGACCAAAAAAGCAGACACTTTTTAAAGACTAA
- a CDS encoding glycyl-radical enzyme activating protein: protein MKGLIFDIKRYSIHDGPGVRTTVFFKGCPLRCLWCHNPESQKPYQQIIYYEQKCIRCLTCKAVCKEDAISFTNNKIEINTKRCTMCGKCWQSCPTNALEVVGQYYKTDELIEELTKDSAFFEGGGITISGGEAFVQYEFLMELIKGLKAKHLHLALDTTGYTDKEKLLSTVEFIDLYLYDLKVMDPAKHKQYTGVDNTIILKNLKALDEKGAQIAIRIPIIPTINDDQENIKATIEFLKQLNNVVSVDLLPYHSMMVDKYKRLKMPFLLGDIKKPSDEEMEELKETFQKEGFKVNIGG, encoded by the coding sequence ATGAAAGGGTTAATCTTTGATATCAAACGATACTCGATCCATGATGGGCCTGGTGTTAGAACAACCGTATTCTTTAAGGGTTGCCCTCTGAGATGCTTGTGGTGTCATAATCCGGAAAGCCAGAAACCGTATCAGCAGATAATCTATTATGAGCAGAAATGTATCAGGTGTCTTACATGCAAAGCGGTTTGTAAAGAGGATGCTATATCGTTTACCAACAACAAGATAGAGATAAACACAAAACGCTGCACAATGTGTGGCAAATGCTGGCAAAGCTGTCCCACAAACGCTTTAGAGGTTGTAGGGCAATATTACAAGACAGATGAACTGATTGAGGAGCTAACAAAGGATTCTGCATTCTTTGAGGGTGGTGGTATCACCATATCCGGTGGAGAGGCGTTTGTTCAATATGAGTTTTTAATGGAATTAATAAAGGGTTTAAAGGCAAAACATCTGCACTTAGCCCTTGATACAACAGGCTATACAGACAAGGAAAAGCTCTTATCAACGGTTGAGTTTATAGATTTGTATCTATATGATTTAAAAGTTATGGATCCAGCCAAACACAAGCAATACACAGGCGTTGATAACACAATAATACTCAAAAACCTAAAAGCACTGGATGAAAAAGGTGCACAAATTGCAATAAGAATACCCATCATACCAACAATAAACGACGATCAGGAAAACATAAAGGCAACAATAGAATTTCTAAAACAGCTAAACAATGTTGTCTCGGTTGACCTTCTGCCGTATCATTCCATGATGGTGGATAAATACAAAAGGCTGAAGATGCCGTTTTTGCTTGGGGATATTAAAAAACCAAGCGATGAGGAAATGGAGGAACTTAAAGAAACCTTTCAAAAAGAAGGCTTTAAAGTAAACATAGGGGGTTAG
- the ruvC gene encoding crossover junction endodeoxyribonuclease RuvC, with protein sequence MLILGVDPGSSITACGFIDPTTKKTDFDFIKFKQKTSQEEKIFGVFEFLDNAIKNFKPNEVVVESPFYSVNIKSAMVLSEIKAAVIIAAKQNNLKVFQYTPRQIKQAICGYGAADKNQVRFVLEKTLNINLKDEPLDVSDALAVALTHIYTKGL encoded by the coding sequence ATGCTTATATTAGGGGTGGATCCGGGTAGTTCTATTACCGCATGCGGTTTTATTGACCCAACCACCAAGAAAACAGATTTTGATTTTATAAAATTCAAGCAAAAAACATCCCAGGAGGAGAAAATATTTGGAGTTTTTGAGTTTTTAGACAATGCAATTAAAAACTTTAAACCCAATGAAGTTGTTGTGGAAAGCCCGTTTTATTCAGTGAACATAAAATCTGCAATGGTATTAAGCGAGATAAAAGCGGCAGTAATCATTGCTGCAAAACAGAATAACCTTAAAGTATTTCAATATACACCCAGACAAATAAAACAAGCTATATGCGGTTATGGCGCTGCAGATAAAAATCAGGTAAGGTTTGTCTTGGAAAAAACATTGAACATAAATCTAAAAGATGAACCGCTTGATGTATCTGATGCATTAGCTGTAGCACTAACCCATATCTACACCAAAGGGCTATGA
- a CDS encoding LysM peptidoglycan-binding domain-containing protein, with protein sequence MYAFRILLILLLLQVSAFANQIYIIKKGDSLIKISHKFNIKSYLIKQANPKVDWLKIKPNEKIIIPINGNKVFYTVEKGDSLIKIAKKLGYTYSELKKANPGVDWLKIKPKDKIALPDKTITAYVKAPLQTEEQILHNEEQKQIQKVQAKEKLTKTQTPRKVASEQFYTIKPGDSLIKIAKKLNYTYGQLKKANPNIDWLKIRPGQRIRLPSKHMQVKRTPNPGEVGDGYYIVARGDTLRSIANRFGLALERLRELNPKLGNIIKPGDLVVIPKDLTEKIILSRKQNLFIPPKYLVYSQVYKVKSGDTLWKIAKKFNTSVGIIRTINDITGRNIRIGQVLFVPSLNLKESEKLKLRYSILNEERHALIKYAERFIGAPYKFGGNSLRHGIDCSGFVQKIYSKFNVKLPRTAEEQYRIAGVPISVKRLQPGDLLFFHTMNYARVTHVAIYIGKGRFIHAAGRRSGVKVSRFDRYYWKRFVGAKRILGVDTRYAYIRGGSG encoded by the coding sequence ATGTATGCTTTTAGAATCCTTCTGATTCTATTACTTTTGCAAGTCTCTGCGTTTGCAAATCAGATATACATAATTAAAAAAGGTGATTCTTTAATAAAGATATCACACAAATTTAATATCAAATCCTATCTAATTAAACAGGCCAACCCCAAAGTTGACTGGCTAAAGATAAAACCCAATGAAAAAATAATCATTCCCATTAATGGAAATAAGGTGTTCTATACTGTAGAAAAGGGCGATAGCTTAATAAAGATAGCTAAAAAATTGGGCTACACCTATAGTGAGCTAAAAAAGGCAAATCCAGGCGTTGATTGGCTAAAGATAAAACCCAAAGACAAAATTGCCCTACCTGATAAAACCATAACAGCATACGTTAAGGCTCCGCTTCAAACAGAAGAACAAATACTACATAATGAAGAACAAAAACAAATCCAAAAAGTTCAAGCTAAAGAGAAATTAACAAAAACACAAACACCCCGTAAAGTAGCCTCCGAACAATTTTACACAATAAAACCAGGGGATAGCCTAATAAAAATAGCAAAAAAACTTAATTATACGTACGGGCAACTAAAAAAGGCAAACCCCAATATTGATTGGCTAAAAATTAGGCCAGGACAAAGAATAAGGCTACCGTCTAAGCATATGCAAGTGAAAAGGACACCTAATCCTGGAGAGGTCGGCGATGGATACTACATAGTTGCAAGGGGGGATACACTAAGAAGCATAGCAAATAGGTTTGGCTTGGCGCTTGAAAGATTAAGAGAATTGAATCCAAAATTGGGAAATATAATAAAGCCGGGAGACCTTGTTGTTATACCAAAGGATTTAACAGAAAAGATAATTCTAAGCAGAAAACAAAATCTATTTATCCCGCCAAAATACCTTGTTTACTCTCAGGTTTACAAGGTCAAATCAGGTGATACTCTATGGAAAATAGCAAAAAAATTTAATACAAGCGTAGGCATAATAAGAACCATAAATGATATTACAGGCAGAAATATACGCATAGGCCAGGTATTGTTTGTGCCAAGCCTAAATCTAAAAGAAAGTGAGAAATTAAAATTAAGATACTCCATCCTAAATGAGGAAAGACACGCACTCATAAAATATGCAGAAAGATTCATAGGAGCGCCTTATAAATTTGGGGGAAACAGCCTAAGACATGGTATTGATTGCTCTGGTTTTGTTCAAAAGATATACTCAAAATTCAATGTAAAACTACCAAGGACAGCTGAGGAGCAATATAGAATCGCGGGTGTGCCCATATCTGTAAAGAGGCTCCAACCTGGTGATTTGCTTTTCTTTCATACCATGAACTACGCAAGAGTAACCCACGTTGCTATATACATAGGAAAAGGAAGATTTATCCATGCCGCCGGAAGAAGGAGCGGAGTAAAAGTATCGCGCTTTGATAGATATTATTGGAAAAGGTTCGTAGGAGCCAAAAGAATACTCGGAGTTGATACCCGTTATGCTTATATTAGGGGTGGATCCGGGTAG
- the hypD gene encoding trans-4-hydroxy-L-proline dehydratase, giving the protein MKDVACKIIDYTKVVKEERGMNDRIKKLRRQSIEAVEKISVERAKLLTEFYKNCKETSIPIKRAKAFEYILKNKTVVINDGELIVGERGEEPKATPTYPEINLHKEEDLRALNDRPKVSYKVSDEVIRIYNEEIIPFWEGKTIRDMMFESLPQRWKDAFEAGVFTEFMEQRAPGHTVLDGKIYKKGMLDFIKEIDEQLKKLNPEADKEALDKKEELEAMKIAANAIIEFAKRYAKKAEELAENESDPQRKKELLEIARICNKVPAHKPDTFHEALQYYWFVHLGVITELNGWDAFSPGKLDKHLYPFYKKDIEEGRLTKEKAKELLECLWVKFHNHPAPPKVGVTAEESSTYTDFAQINIGGIKEDGSDNVNELSYMLLDVVEEMRLVQPNASIHVSKKNPDAFIKRAIDIIKTGFGQPSVFNSDAVVQELLRQGKDIVDARCGGTSGCVESGAFGKENYTLTGYFNIPKVLEITLNNGIDPLTGKKIGLETGRFEDFKSFEDLMNAFKKQLKYFIDIKIEGNLIIERLYAKHMPAPFLSILIDDCIKKGKDYYNGGARYNSSYIQGVGTGTITDSLAAIKQMVFEDKIFTKKELKEMLDKNFEGFEIQRQILINKTHKYGNDDDYADSIMKEVFEEFFKNIDGRPTYKGGQFRINMLPTTVHVYFGSKIGATPDGRLAFEPISEGISPVQGMDKNGPTAVLKSAAKMDHIKTGGTLLNIKFTPDLLKDQKGIDGMVRLIRTYFKLDGHHVQFNVASAETLKDAKKHPEKYGDLIVRVAGYSDYFCHLNEKLQDEIIRRTEHESF; this is encoded by the coding sequence ATGAAAGATGTAGCCTGTAAAATTATAGATTATACCAAGGTAGTAAAAGAAGAAAGGGGCATGAACGATAGGATAAAAAAACTCAGAAGGCAATCTATTGAAGCGGTTGAAAAGATATCGGTTGAAAGGGCAAAGCTTTTAACGGAGTTTTACAAAAACTGCAAGGAAACCTCAATCCCCATAAAGAGAGCAAAGGCATTTGAATACATATTAAAAAACAAAACGGTCGTCATAAACGACGGTGAGTTGATCGTTGGGGAGCGAGGAGAAGAACCCAAGGCTACACCCACATATCCAGAGATCAACCTTCACAAAGAGGAAGATTTAAGAGCGCTAAACGACAGGCCAAAGGTCTCATACAAGGTTTCAGATGAGGTTATAAGGATATACAACGAGGAGATAATCCCATTCTGGGAAGGTAAGACCATAAGGGATATGATGTTTGAAAGCCTGCCACAAAGATGGAAGGATGCTTTTGAAGCTGGTGTATTCACAGAATTTATGGAGCAAAGAGCACCGGGTCATACGGTTCTTGATGGAAAGATCTATAAAAAGGGTATGCTGGATTTCATAAAAGAGATAGATGAACAGCTAAAAAAACTAAACCCCGAAGCTGATAAAGAGGCTCTGGATAAAAAGGAAGAGCTTGAAGCCATGAAGATAGCGGCAAATGCCATCATAGAGTTTGCAAAAAGATACGCCAAAAAGGCCGAAGAACTCGCAGAAAATGAAAGCGACCCCCAAAGGAAAAAGGAGCTTTTAGAGATCGCAAGGATCTGCAACAAGGTTCCAGCGCACAAACCGGATACATTCCACGAAGCCTTGCAGTATTACTGGTTTGTCCATCTTGGCGTGATCACAGAACTAAACGGCTGGGATGCCTTCAGTCCCGGCAAACTAGATAAGCATCTGTATCCATTTTACAAAAAAGACATAGAAGAGGGCAGATTAACAAAGGAAAAGGCCAAAGAGCTTTTAGAATGCCTCTGGGTTAAGTTCCACAACCACCCTGCCCCGCCAAAGGTAGGCGTAACGGCTGAGGAAAGCTCAACCTACACAGACTTTGCCCAGATAAACATAGGAGGCATAAAGGAGGATGGCTCTGATAATGTCAACGAGCTAAGCTATATGCTTTTAGATGTAGTGGAGGAGATGAGGCTTGTTCAACCAAACGCATCCATCCATGTAAGTAAAAAAAACCCGGACGCTTTCATCAAAAGAGCTATCGATATTATAAAAACCGGCTTTGGTCAGCCCTCTGTTTTTAACTCCGATGCTGTTGTTCAAGAACTTCTAAGGCAGGGTAAGGATATTGTCGATGCCAGATGCGGAGGCACAAGCGGTTGTGTGGAAAGCGGGGCGTTCGGCAAGGAAAACTATACACTAACGGGATACTTTAATATACCAAAGGTCTTGGAGATCACGCTAAATAACGGCATTGACCCCTTAACGGGCAAGAAGATAGGCTTAGAAACAGGAAGATTTGAAGACTTTAAAAGCTTCGAAGACCTCATGAATGCCTTTAAAAAGCAGCTAAAATACTTCATCGACATAAAGATAGAGGGCAACTTAATAATTGAGAGGCTTTACGCAAAGCACATGCCGGCTCCGTTTTTATCAATCTTAATCGATGATTGCATCAAGAAAGGCAAGGATTATTACAACGGCGGTGCAAGGTATAATTCATCATACATTCAAGGCGTAGGCACAGGCACAATCACAGATTCACTTGCTGCAATAAAACAGATGGTGTTTGAGGACAAGATATTTACAAAAAAGGAACTGAAGGAGATGCTTGATAAAAACTTCGAGGGATTTGAGATCCAAAGGCAAATCCTCATAAACAAAACCCACAAATATGGAAACGACGATGATTATGCGGATAGCATAATGAAAGAGGTATTTGAGGAGTTCTTCAAAAACATAGACGGAAGGCCAACATACAAGGGTGGGCAGTTCAGAATAAACATGCTTCCAACAACCGTTCATGTCTATTTTGGTTCAAAGATAGGCGCAACACCGGATGGAAGATTGGCTTTTGAGCCGATATCGGAGGGCATATCGCCTGTTCAAGGCATGGATAAAAACGGTCCAACCGCTGTGTTGAAATCAGCAGCCAAAATGGATCACATAAAAACCGGCGGAACGCTTTTAAACATAAAATTCACACCAGACTTACTAAAAGACCAAAAGGGCATTGATGGCATGGTTAGGCTGATAAGGACATACTTCAAGCTTGATGGACACCATGTGCAGTTTAATGTTGCTAGCGCAGAGACACTAAAGGATGCTAAAAAACACCCGGAAAAATACGGAGACCTGATTGTCAGGGTTGCAGGATACAGCGATTACTTCTGCCATCTAAACGAAAAACTGCAGGATGAGATTATAAGAAGAACAGAACATGAGTCTTTTTAG